From a single Agrobacterium tumefaciens genomic region:
- a CDS encoding septal ring lytic transglycosylase RlpA family protein: MNSTVKKLGISTRSGAKWLAISVLCAATASCSTTTETKPKPKRSKEYFSESEYGVKASPRVADGKSIPKGGGRELIGNAYTVKGRRYFPKEEPGYNKTGLASWYGSAFHGRLTANGEVYDKEHLSAAHPTFPLPSYARITNTENGASVLVRVNDRGPFHEGRLIDVSSKTADLLDMKATGTANVRVQYAGRAPLDGHDMPYLMASYIPKGSRSPGVAPEGQIATGVMVASASPNFVPAPASNPNYSGSTQTALVGSRKNAALQAMPLVNGPAPAFEQFAILPEIGPFLAERPEGNFMREPAAPGGNYLRVPTPSSKYAAAYSQESATVSRTTRAFDSVLVDRGALNEQSILAHVKRQQAKSR, from the coding sequence TTGAATTCTACGGTCAAGAAACTCGGCATCAGCACCAGATCGGGTGCGAAGTGGCTTGCAATTTCCGTGCTTTGCGCTGCGACAGCGTCGTGTTCCACCACGACCGAGACCAAGCCTAAGCCCAAGCGCAGCAAGGAATATTTCTCTGAATCGGAATATGGCGTCAAAGCCAGCCCGCGCGTTGCCGATGGCAAGAGCATTCCCAAGGGCGGCGGGCGCGAGCTGATCGGTAATGCCTATACCGTCAAAGGCCGTCGTTATTTTCCGAAAGAAGAGCCGGGTTATAACAAGACCGGTCTTGCCTCCTGGTACGGTTCCGCCTTCCATGGCCGCCTGACGGCGAATGGTGAGGTGTACGACAAAGAACATCTTTCTGCCGCACATCCGACATTTCCCCTGCCGAGCTATGCGCGCATCACCAACACGGAAAATGGCGCGTCGGTTCTGGTGCGCGTCAACGATCGCGGACCTTTCCACGAAGGCCGCCTGATCGACGTTTCCAGCAAGACGGCCGATCTTCTCGACATGAAGGCGACAGGTACGGCGAATGTGCGGGTGCAATATGCCGGCCGCGCCCCGCTTGACGGTCACGACATGCCCTATCTGATGGCGTCCTATATTCCGAAGGGCTCGCGCTCGCCGGGTGTTGCGCCGGAAGGGCAGATCGCAACGGGCGTGATGGTGGCTTCGGCCTCTCCGAACTTCGTGCCGGCTCCTGCCTCCAATCCGAACTATAGCGGTTCGACGCAGACGGCGCTGGTCGGTTCCAGGAAGAATGCGGCTCTGCAGGCCATGCCGCTGGTCAATGGTCCCGCGCCAGCGTTCGAACAATTTGCGATCCTGCCGGAAATCGGTCCGTTCCTGGCTGAACGTCCCGAAGGAAACTTCATGCGAGAGCCGGCGGCGCCCGGCGGCAATTATCTGCGCGTGCCGACACCATCGTCCAAATATGCGGCGGCTTATTCGCAAGAATCTGCTACGGTTTCCCGGACCACACGTGCCTTCGACAGCGTGCTGGTCGATCGTGGCGCGCTCAACGAGCAATCGATACTCGCCCATGTGAAGCGTCAGCAGGCGAAGTCCCGCTGA
- a CDS encoding DUF6682 family protein: MPKASEVMKRASVLLLDEDNVRWPLSELADCINDAVKAIVLAKPSASAKTAQFSLEQGTYQKIPETLDSVTPLQLLGVNRNIIDTVKNLGGRAIRTAARAMLDSHEPNWHNPAYVPFTKEVRQVIFDENVPLEFACYPGNDGNGIVEVAISYLPAKVTPIPNKDVEKLEAWDVEIGLPEPYTVPLIDYALFKAFSKDDIAGDPTKAMTHYQTFATALGIKVQGEASSNPNRRR, translated from the coding sequence ATGCCGAAGGCGAGTGAAGTGATGAAGCGCGCCAGCGTCCTGCTGTTGGACGAAGACAATGTTCGCTGGCCGCTTTCCGAGCTTGCCGACTGCATCAATGATGCGGTTAAGGCCATTGTCCTTGCCAAGCCCTCGGCATCGGCAAAGACTGCGCAGTTCTCGCTCGAGCAGGGCACCTATCAGAAGATCCCCGAAACGCTCGATAGCGTCACGCCGCTCCAGCTCCTCGGCGTGAACCGGAACATCATCGACACGGTGAAGAACCTCGGCGGCCGAGCGATCCGCACCGCGGCGCGCGCCATGCTCGATTCGCACGAGCCGAACTGGCACAATCCCGCCTACGTCCCCTTCACCAAGGAAGTGCGCCAGGTCATCTTCGACGAGAACGTGCCGCTGGAATTTGCATGTTACCCCGGCAACGATGGCAATGGCATCGTCGAAGTCGCTATTTCCTACCTCCCGGCGAAGGTCACGCCGATCCCGAACAAGGATGTCGAGAAGCTCGAGGCGTGGGACGTCGAAATCGGGCTTCCGGAACCCTACACCGTGCCGCTGATCGACTATGCACTGTTCAAGGCATTCTCCAAGGATGACATCGCAGGCGATCCGACCAAGGCCATGACGCACTATCAGACCTTCGCCACCGCTCTTGGCATCAAGGTGCAGGGCGAGGCCTCCTCCAATCCGAACAGGAGGCGGTGA
- a CDS encoding D-alanyl-D-alanine carboxypeptidase family protein has product MHKAIYRSYCSVVVAAGLAFLSAGAAQSQTAPFIAKAEQAYMIDAETGTVLLSQNEDQSFPPASLAKLMTVEVVLDALSKAQVTPETAFPVSEYAWRTGGAPSRTSTMFAALKSSIGINDLLTGIIVQNANDGCIIVAEGMAGSDPAFAKRMTVRAGELGMNRSRFTNSTGLPDPGNQTTARDMVRLAQHLHDTYPDRYGLFTKPDFEWNRIFQRNKNTLLGNGIDGLGLGFAEGSGFAAVVSAEREGRRVYLALSGITDDKTRQEEARRVVDWGLTAFEKRHLFSKDEVVGSVSVYGGDAAYVDLSPKEDVSVLVPVNNPERISGRIVYRWPLNAPLDVGANAGTLKVFSGERLLREVPLYTKGSVGKGSLTQNAAGALKELLLFWL; this is encoded by the coding sequence ATGCACAAGGCCATTTATCGCTCCTATTGTTCGGTGGTCGTCGCGGCCGGGCTTGCATTTTTAAGCGCAGGTGCGGCGCAATCGCAGACTGCGCCCTTCATCGCCAAGGCTGAACAGGCCTATATGATCGATGCCGAAACCGGCACCGTGCTTCTTTCGCAAAATGAGGATCAGTCGTTTCCGCCGGCGTCGCTTGCAAAGCTGATGACGGTGGAGGTGGTGCTGGATGCGCTTTCCAAGGCGCAGGTGACGCCGGAGACCGCTTTTCCCGTCTCTGAATATGCCTGGCGCACGGGCGGCGCACCGTCACGAACCTCGACCATGTTCGCGGCGCTGAAATCTTCCATCGGTATCAACGATCTCCTGACCGGCATCATCGTGCAGAACGCCAATGACGGCTGCATCATCGTCGCCGAAGGCATGGCGGGTTCGGACCCTGCATTTGCCAAGCGCATGACGGTGAGAGCGGGCGAACTCGGCATGAACCGCAGCAGGTTTACCAATTCCACCGGGCTTCCTGATCCGGGCAACCAGACGACTGCCAGGGATATGGTGCGTCTTGCCCAGCATCTGCATGATACCTATCCGGATCGCTATGGGCTTTTCACCAAGCCGGATTTCGAATGGAACCGGATATTCCAGCGCAACAAAAACACACTGCTTGGGAACGGCATAGATGGGCTCGGGCTTGGCTTTGCGGAAGGCAGCGGCTTTGCGGCCGTGGTTTCGGCAGAGCGGGAGGGACGGCGGGTTTATCTGGCGCTATCAGGCATAACAGACGACAAGACGCGGCAGGAAGAAGCCCGCCGCGTGGTCGATTGGGGCCTCACAGCTTTCGAAAAGCGCCATCTTTTCAGCAAGGATGAAGTGGTGGGTTCGGTCAGCGTTTATGGCGGCGATGCCGCCTATGTCGATCTCTCGCCAAAGGAAGATGTCAGTGTGCTGGTGCCGGTCAACAATCCGGAGCGAATTTCCGGACGGATTGTCTATCGCTGGCCGTTGAATGCACCTCTGGACGTTGGCGCCAATGCGGGAACGCTTAAGGTCTTTTCGGGCGAGCGGCTGCTGCGTGAAGTGCCGCTTTATACCAAGGGTTCGGTCGGCAAGGGCTCGCTGACCCAGAATGCGGCGGGTGCGTTGAAGGAACTGCTGCTGTTCTGGCTCTGA
- a CDS encoding helix-turn-helix transcriptional regulator — MSDNPAQNLIALDAYLSLKEVLAMVKVGSSTLYRWMDDGDFPRPRQLGERCVRWTVADIKGWQDSRQTVGRLKKAS, encoded by the coding sequence ATGTCCGACAACCCCGCACAAAACCTAATCGCGCTTGACGCGTATCTGTCCTTAAAAGAAGTCCTCGCCATGGTGAAGGTCGGCTCGTCAACGCTGTACCGCTGGATGGACGACGGCGACTTTCCTCGTCCGCGCCAGCTGGGAGAACGATGCGTTCGATGGACCGTCGCTGACATTAAGGGATGGCAGGACAGCCGACAGACCGTGGGAAGGCTGAAAAAGGCGTCGTAA
- a CDS encoding GNAT family N-acetyltransferase, with translation MKQVVYSPTNEMLGWATLHGGIKFRDDAAAIGVRSDEGLHGVVVFDSFTTTGCWVSVVSDGGRKWITRELILRVFAYPFIQLDYPRLNSFVSVDNADAIRFNEHFGFQREGILREAGEKGEDLIVYGMLRRECRWLPQRFAGKTGKPAL, from the coding sequence TTGAAACAAGTCGTCTACAGCCCCACCAACGAAATGCTGGGCTGGGCAACGCTTCACGGCGGAATCAAGTTCCGCGACGATGCAGCGGCGATCGGCGTTCGATCCGACGAGGGGTTGCACGGCGTTGTCGTGTTCGACAGCTTCACCACGACGGGATGTTGGGTCTCTGTCGTGTCCGATGGCGGCCGAAAATGGATCACGCGTGAGCTTATCCTCCGGGTATTCGCCTACCCCTTCATCCAGCTCGACTATCCCCGCCTCAACTCCTTCGTCTCGGTCGACAACGCCGACGCCATTCGCTTTAACGAACATTTCGGCTTCCAGCGCGAAGGCATTTTACGCGAGGCGGGAGAGAAAGGCGAAGATCTGATCGTCTACGGCATGCTCCGGCGGGAATGCCGCTGGCTGCCGCAACGCTTCGCTGGAAAAACGGGCAAGCCCGCGCTATAA
- a CDS encoding tail fiber domain-containing protein, whose amino-acid sequence MGKGSSSAPAPDPQIGAAALKQAETGEAWLSFARDAFAISQDRQKELDDLTNKVTQQQLGLATDQANWSREDRNRYNSVYKPIEDDFIKEATNYATEERQSEAAAEARADVQTAAANNRAATERANSSMGVTPGSGRFAGVQAASDLGTTLAEAGAANTSRQAVRDKGLALKADVVNLGKGLPAQAAAGAGGSVAASGAALGGAQGTNSQALAASTIMNAGYGGAMQGYAGQASTLNQQYGLQLEGWKAQQQMKAQNAAGIGSFLGGVGGLIFSDEELKENKEEIGEGEALDALNSMPVEEWDYKEGVADGGHHIGTYAQDFQRATGKGDGKTIPVQDAIGITMKAVQDLDTKLDATIEAFGLGGVEPIGQNASTTSKKKKLPEAYSA is encoded by the coding sequence ATGGGCAAAGGCAGCTCCTCCGCACCGGCTCCCGATCCGCAGATCGGCGCAGCGGCACTCAAACAGGCAGAAACGGGCGAAGCGTGGCTGAGTTTTGCCCGAGACGCATTTGCGATCTCGCAGGACCGACAGAAAGAACTCGACGATCTCACCAACAAGGTGACGCAGCAACAGCTGGGGCTCGCAACGGATCAGGCCAATTGGTCGCGAGAGGATCGGAACCGATATAATTCGGTCTACAAACCCATCGAAGACGACTTCATCAAGGAAGCGACCAATTACGCGACAGAGGAGCGGCAATCCGAAGCTGCAGCCGAGGCCCGCGCCGACGTCCAGACCGCCGCAGCGAATAACCGGGCCGCAACGGAGCGCGCAAATTCGTCCATGGGCGTCACGCCGGGCAGCGGGCGCTTCGCAGGGGTGCAGGCCGCATCCGATCTCGGAACGACGCTGGCGGAGGCTGGAGCGGCCAACACGTCCCGGCAGGCGGTGCGTGATAAAGGTCTCGCCCTCAAAGCCGACGTGGTCAATCTTGGCAAAGGCCTTCCGGCACAAGCTGCCGCCGGCGCCGGAGGCAGCGTCGCGGCGAGCGGCGCAGCACTTGGCGGTGCGCAGGGAACGAACAGCCAGGCACTCGCAGCATCCACGATTATGAACGCTGGGTACGGCGGCGCGATGCAGGGTTACGCTGGTCAGGCAAGCACGCTGAACCAGCAGTATGGCCTGCAACTCGAGGGCTGGAAGGCGCAGCAGCAGATGAAAGCGCAGAATGCGGCTGGCATAGGCAGCTTCCTAGGCGGCGTTGGCGGACTGATCTTCTCCGACGAGGAGCTGAAGGAGAACAAGGAGGAGATTGGCGAGGGCGAAGCCCTTGATGCTCTCAACTCCATGCCGGTCGAAGAATGGGACTACAAGGAAGGGGTGGCTGACGGAGGCCACCACATCGGCACCTATGCGCAGGACTTCCAGCGCGCCACCGGCAAAGGTGACGGCAAGACGATCCCGGTGCAGGACGCAATCGGCATCACAATGAAGGCGGTGCAGGACCTCGACACCAAGCTCGATGCGACGATTGAAGCTTTCGGACTTGGCGGCGTTGAGCCGATCGGGCAAAATGCGTCCACAACATCCAAAAAGAAGAAATTGCCGGAGGCTTATAGTGCCTAG
- a CDS encoding N4-gp56 family major capsid protein codes for MTKTVVAFGDPKAQKKWSGALFIDITKKSYWDRKFIGTSDEYAIQRLTDLESEAGDQISFDLSVQLRNRPTYGDQRLEGKEESLRFFTDQIKIDQMRHGVSAGGKMSRKRTAHNMRQVGKNRLSDYWSKFNDQMIFIYMSGARGINEDFIETTAWAGHAENPIEAPDADHILYGGDATAKANLDSADIMSRAVIERAQTKARMMSAKDPKNANMMPIMINGEAHYVCVMNPFQEYDLRNKDQGGWLEIQKAAAAAEGRASPIFKGGLGMIGNTVLHSHEWGIRFNDYGAGGNVAAGRALFIGRQGGVIAFGSAGGFRYTWTEETKDHGNEPVVASGVIAGVKKTRFNGRDYGVMSIDTAAVDPNA; via the coding sequence ATGACCAAGACTGTGGTTGCCTTTGGCGATCCGAAAGCGCAGAAAAAGTGGTCTGGCGCGCTCTTCATCGACATCACCAAGAAAAGCTATTGGGACCGTAAGTTTATCGGCACGTCCGATGAATATGCGATCCAGCGTCTGACCGACCTCGAGTCGGAAGCGGGCGACCAGATCAGCTTCGACTTGTCGGTGCAGCTCCGCAACCGCCCGACCTATGGCGACCAGCGCCTCGAGGGCAAGGAAGAAAGCCTTCGCTTCTTCACCGACCAGATCAAGATCGACCAGATGCGCCACGGCGTCTCTGCTGGCGGCAAGATGAGCCGCAAGCGTACCGCCCACAACATGCGCCAGGTCGGCAAGAACCGCCTCTCCGACTATTGGTCGAAGTTCAACGATCAGATGATCTTCATCTACATGTCCGGCGCACGCGGCATCAATGAAGACTTCATCGAAACGACGGCATGGGCTGGCCACGCCGAGAACCCGATAGAAGCGCCCGACGCAGATCATATCCTTTACGGCGGCGATGCGACCGCTAAGGCAAACCTCGATTCGGCGGACATCATGTCCCGCGCTGTGATCGAGCGCGCACAGACCAAGGCCCGCATGATGTCGGCCAAGGATCCGAAGAACGCCAACATGATGCCCATCATGATCAATGGCGAAGCGCACTACGTCTGCGTCATGAACCCCTTCCAGGAATATGACCTGCGCAACAAGGATCAGGGCGGCTGGCTCGAAATCCAGAAGGCCGCCGCGGCTGCCGAAGGACGCGCAAGCCCGATCTTCAAGGGCGGCCTCGGGATGATCGGCAATACGGTCCTGCACAGCCATGAATGGGGCATTCGCTTCAACGACTACGGCGCTGGCGGCAATGTCGCCGCTGGTCGCGCGCTCTTCATCGGCCGTCAGGGCGGTGTCATCGCCTTCGGTTCCGCCGGCGGCTTCCGCTACACTTGGACGGAAGAAACCAAGGACCACGGCAATGAGCCGGTCGTTGCTTCTGGCGTCATCGCCGGCGTCAAGAAGACCCGCTTCAACGGTCGCGACTATGGCGTGATGTCGATCGACACCGCAGCCGTCGATCCCAACGCCTGA
- a CDS encoding 3TM-type holin, with product MSALASILIGAALRVGASTVKTILEKQVGGVAGEIGGTVIDAIAKQAGVTVDELPTLPQSTLDEAVSQVEPIAPALILAEVEQQKEANRLMLAEMNKDTSFGWLWRPAGMWLMLVCIAWFVIVRPLLNALLWATGTGIQIEVGLDLATFLGIFTIYTGLYMGGNTVIRAVKKEG from the coding sequence ATGAGCGCGCTCGCATCTATCCTGATCGGCGCTGCGCTGCGCGTCGGCGCTTCCACGGTCAAAACCATCCTTGAGAAGCAGGTGGGTGGCGTCGCGGGTGAGATCGGCGGCACTGTGATCGACGCGATTGCCAAGCAAGCCGGCGTCACGGTCGACGAGCTGCCCACGCTGCCGCAATCCACGCTGGACGAGGCGGTAAGCCAGGTCGAGCCCATCGCGCCGGCACTGATCCTCGCCGAAGTCGAGCAGCAGAAAGAGGCGAACCGCCTCATGCTGGCCGAGATGAACAAGGATACGTCCTTCGGCTGGCTCTGGCGGCCCGCAGGCATGTGGCTCATGCTGGTCTGCATCGCGTGGTTCGTTATCGTCCGGCCGCTGCTCAATGCGCTCCTGTGGGCGACCGGCACGGGCATCCAGATTGAGGTCGGGCTTGACCTCGCGACCTTCCTTGGCATTTTCACGATTTATACCGGCCTCTACATGGGCGGAAACACGGTCATTCGTGCGGTGAAGAAAGAAGGCTGA
- a CDS encoding HNH endonuclease: MKVDGTRILVNRFVCEAVNGPPPSPEHEAAHNCGNPSCFFAGCLRWATTKQNNGDKLLHGTHNRGERHSMVKLTEDNVRYIRRSSGAIRGKVLAEKFGVTPSHISSIREGRSWSWLEQEEGDIAC; this comes from the coding sequence ATGAAGGTTGATGGCACCCGCATCCTTGTCAATCGTTTCGTCTGCGAGGCGGTCAACGGACCTCCTCCGTCTCCTGAGCATGAAGCCGCCCACAATTGCGGTAATCCCTCCTGTTTTTTTGCCGGTTGTTTGAGGTGGGCCACCACCAAACAGAACAACGGCGACAAGCTCTTACACGGCACCCATAATCGCGGGGAGCGTCACAGCATGGTCAAGCTGACCGAGGACAACGTGCGATATATCCGACGATCAAGCGGGGCAATCCGCGGGAAAGTTCTTGCCGAGAAATTCGGTGTCACGCCATCACATATTTCCAGTATCAGAGAAGGCCGCTCTTGGAGTTGGTTGGAGCAGGAAGAGGGAGACATAGCATGCTAG
- a CDS encoding glycoside hydrolase family 108 protein, whose product MTDRFEICQAVTGKWEGGWSDHPDDPGGKTMYGITEIRWHQYQDKMSMKRTPVRNITMAQALKFYRSEFWLACGADKLFPGVDLAVYDASVNSGVSRGRKWLLASAGSNDHSETVKKICRARLSFMQSLKIWKTFGKGWGRRVADIEARGVAMALAAMGLSPSQVSGKIKTEATQSAKQASSAKKAATTSATAASAPAAASVVEPSTVTDATTVWILVAIVAAGAVATVIFIAKKRAADARVEAYNEVAA is encoded by the coding sequence ATGACTGACCGATTCGAGATTTGCCAAGCCGTCACAGGCAAGTGGGAAGGGGGATGGAGCGACCATCCCGACGATCCCGGCGGCAAGACGATGTACGGCATCACCGAAATCCGCTGGCACCAATATCAAGACAAGATGAGCATGAAGCGGACGCCGGTGCGTAACATCACCATGGCACAGGCTCTCAAGTTCTATCGCAGCGAGTTCTGGCTCGCTTGCGGCGCTGACAAGCTGTTCCCCGGCGTTGACCTGGCTGTTTACGACGCCTCGGTCAATTCGGGCGTTTCCCGTGGGCGGAAATGGCTCCTCGCCTCCGCCGGTAGCAATGACCACAGCGAGACGGTTAAGAAAATCTGCCGCGCTCGCCTGTCCTTCATGCAGTCGCTCAAGATCTGGAAAACCTTCGGCAAGGGATGGGGACGTCGCGTCGCTGACATCGAGGCGCGCGGCGTCGCTATGGCTCTCGCGGCAATGGGCCTTTCCCCGTCGCAGGTAAGCGGCAAGATCAAGACGGAAGCAACGCAGTCGGCGAAGCAGGCCAGCTCGGCAAAGAAGGCGGCCACCACCAGCGCCACCGCGGCGTCGGCGCCAGCGGCCGCGTCCGTGGTCGAGCCTTCCACCGTGACAGATGCAACGACAGTCTGGATCCTCGTCGCCATTGTGGCGGCCGGTGCCGTTGCAACGGTTATCTTCATCGCCAAGAAGCGCGCCGCCGATGCTCGCGTTGAGGCCTACAACGAGGTGGCGGCATGA
- a CDS encoding phage tail fiber protein — protein MPASTYAANAILNHFLRGVIAVSPARLYVSLHTADPGNAGTSEVAAAAWPAYTRLDAAQGGAVETGFTAAAGKACTNAKELLYAPHDGAAPVTVTHFAIWTDPLGGEMVFQGALTAPKTLNPTDECIIHATDLDIAVN, from the coding sequence ATGCCAGCCAGCACCTATGCCGCAAACGCCATCCTGAACCACTTCCTCCGCGGGGTTATCGCGGTGTCACCAGCACGGCTGTATGTCTCGCTGCACACCGCAGATCCCGGCAATGCAGGGACGTCGGAGGTGGCTGCGGCTGCTTGGCCCGCATATACCCGGCTCGACGCAGCGCAGGGCGGCGCGGTGGAAACGGGTTTCACCGCGGCAGCCGGGAAAGCGTGCACCAACGCGAAGGAACTGCTCTATGCGCCCCACGACGGCGCAGCCCCCGTTACTGTCACGCATTTCGCGATTTGGACCGACCCGCTCGGGGGAGAAATGGTGTTTCAAGGTGCCCTCACCGCGCCGAAGACACTCAATCCCACCGATGAGTGCATCATCCATGCCACCGACCTCGATATCGCGGTGAACTGA